From the Candidatus Methylacidiphilales bacterium genome, the window GCCCCAGCAGGATCCTTTCTTTTTCCTGGACAGCGCCGAGACACGCGGAGAAACCGTGCGGGCGAAGTACCTCTTCCGTGGCGACGAGTTTTTCTTCAAAGGCCATTTCAAAACCCGTCCCGTGGTGCCCGCCTCGATTGTCAGTGAGGCGGTGGGGCAGGCGGCCTCGCTCTGGCTGCACCAGAACGCCCAAGCCCGCCTCAACCCCGGGGAAAAACTCCTGAGTGAATTCCTCTTTGTCTCCATGGAAGGCACGCGTTTCAGCCACCTTTGCGTTCCCGGCGATGAAATCCTGATCGATTTCCGTTTGACCCGGTTCCGGGCCCCTCTGGCCGTTTTCCAAGGCACGGTCCATCTCAAGTCGGAGGTGGTGGCTCGCTACGATGCCCTCACCCTCGCCTTTGCCGAGTTTCCGGAACCCGCCGCTTCCGTCGTCCCCCAAGCCACCTGACCGCGGTACCCGGCATGCCCCACCCACGCGTCCTGATCACCGGTACCGGCTTTGTCACCAGCATCGGGAACGACCGCGCCTCGGTCACCGACAGCCTGCGCCATGCCCGCCACGGGATCGAGGTCTTTCCCGAACTGCCCCAGGATGTCGGAATCTGCGGACTGGCCGGCACCCTCAAGGGTTTCTCATTTTCGGGAGCACGATGTGAGGATTGGACATTGCCACCCGGCCTGGTGATCGACCGCAATCATCTGCGCTCCATGAGCCCCCATGTCGTGTGCGCGTGCCACGCCATGGACCAGGCCATCGCCGAATCGGGATTGACCGCGGATCAGGTCAGCCATCCACGCACCGGGGCCATGTGTGCCTCCGGCGGATCCATGTCGACGGTCTACGAAAACCTGCAGGTCATGGAGACCAGGGGCGTGCACCGCTGCTACCCGTTGGCACTGCCGGCCGGGATTCCCGGGACACTGAATTCCAATCTGGCCGCCAAATACAAGCTCAAGGGCGCCGTGCTGGGCTTCGCCAGTGCCTGTGCCTCGTCCGCCCATGCCCTCGGTTATGCCTACGACCAGATCATGCTGGGCAGGCAGGATATCGTGTTTGTCGTCGGGGCCGAGGACTGCAACCGGACCAGCATCCTACCCTTTGCCGCAGTGCGGGCCCTCAGCACCAGGAACGATCCCCAGACAGTCCCATGTCCCTTTGATGCCCAGCGCGATGGATTTGTCGCCACCGGCGGGGCGACGGTGTTGGTTCTTGAATCTGAGACCTCCGCCCAGAAACGTGGGGCCAAGCCGCTGGCGGAAGTTTTGGGATGGGGCGAGGCTGCCGACGGTTTCAACGTCATGGCCCCGGAACCCCATGGTGAGGGATTGGGCCGCGCGATGAACAACGCATTGCAATCCGCCGGACTGGACACAAACGGGATCGACTACCTCAACGCCCACGCCACCGGCACCACCGTGGGCGACACGGCGGAAATCCGCGCCATCCAACGGGTTTTCACCACCGGCAGGCTTCCCTGGATCAGCAGCACCAAAGCCCTGACCGGACACGGGCTCTGCCTCGCGGGCGCAATGGAAGCGGCCTTTTGTGTTTTATCCCTGAAAGAAGGCTTCATGCCGGTTTCAGCCAAAATTTCGCGGCTCGATCCCGAGTTCGAGGGAGTACCCATCCTGACCAAGCCGGTTGACGCGGCGCCGCACACGGCGATGACCAATTCCAGCGGATTTGGCGGCAGTAATGTTTCGGTTATTCTCCGCAAGTGGCAGGCCACGGCCTGATGCGCTACCCCTATACAGGGTTATCAATCCAAGACGAGACGCAGGGCCTTTTCCGGGGTGGTGGCATCGCGACAAGCCGCCATCCGCGTTTTGAGTCTTGTAAAAGACGCGGGATCATCCATCCATCCCTTGACGGTCAATGCCAATCCATCCGGTGAAGACAACCGGAAGCCGATCTCCCTTTTTTGGAAATAACGCCATGTCGGCATTTCCTGCGGCATGATGCCACCCATGGTGTTGAAAATGACCGGGCAGCCGCTCAAGAGCGCTTCCCCTGCGGTGGTCGCACCGGCGCGCGCCACCACTGCGGAACATGCCTGCAACAACCGGGGCATTTGATCGGTGAACGACAGCACCCGCACAGGGAATTGCACCTGCCGTCTCGCCCAGTCCTCCAGCCACACCCGGGCAGCTTCCTGGCGTCCGGCCAAGGCCACCACTTGCACGAACCGGCCGAGCGGCTTGAGCGCGCCCAGCAGATCGGCATGGTTTTGTGCCCCTGCCCCACCCGTCGAAAGCAGCAAGGTGAACCGATCTTTCTCCAACCCCAGCCTTTCGGTCAAGTAGGCGGTTCGTGCCGCTTCTTCCATGGGCGGCGCATAGAAGGCGGCGGGGGCCCAGTGTCCCGAAACCACCGCCCGATCAGCAGGCAGATGGAGCCGGCGAGCCGCCTCCCCGGCCTCGTCCGTGCGGGCGAAAAAGTAATCCGCCCGCGGATTGACCCAATTCCGGCTGAATCCATAGCCTCCTTCAAACTCCGCGCAAAATGTCGCGCATCGCACTGCGGACCCCAAGATGCTGCGGGCGAGCTCGAAGTAGCCCCTGTTCAGGCAGTCGTGCATGCTGATGATGGCATCCGGGGCCACCTCCCGGAACAAACGGGCGCAATAGCCTTCGCCTGGAAAAACCGACCGGGAGTCCAGGTAGCCAGGAAGCTCGAGCAGATTGTAATAAAGGTGGTGGAACCAGGGGGCCCGGCGCTGGATCTGGTTGTAAAAATCCACCCCCAGACGACACAGGGCATGCGAGTCCTCCAGAATGTGTTCGATGCGCACATCCACCGCACTGCCATACATCCGGCCACACCATTCGGCCGCGGCGCCGGCATGGGTGTCGTGACCGGCACCGGTGGCCGATGTCAGGATCAGAAGCCGCTTGGGTCGCGTCTGTCCGCTCATGGCTTCGCGTCCAGTTGGTAATACTTTCGGATGCTGTCGAGCAACCCCGTCCTGGACAGGAACACGGAACCGAGTGGACCGATCACAGCCTGGAAAAAAGAGCCGCAACGCTTCATCGCCGGGGCATCTCCCTTGCGCAGCATGCGCAGGATCAGCTTCGCAACCAATTCGGGCCCCGGTGCCAGGGAGAGCAGGCGGCAGTTTTCGTCCCACGCCCTGCGAATCCAGGGTTGGTAGGGTGACTGGTCTGGTATTGTCTTTCCAGCGACTTCATTGAAAGGCGTCCGGATGTCCCCCGGACGCAAATCAACCACCCGCACCCCGAAAGGGTGGAGTTCCATCCACAAGCCCGCCAGCAACGCGCTCAGGGCCGCCTTGCCCGCACTGTAGTGGGCGAAAAACGGCATCGGCATTTCCCCGGCCAGCGAGCTGATCCCGATGATCCACCCACGCTTCCTCTGACGCAAGTGGGCGGCTGCGAGCCGGAGAAGAGTCAACGGGCCGTCGACCAATACGACCCACTGGCGTTGTGCTGCCGCGGAATCCGTTTCTTCGATCGAACCAAAATGGCCCCAGCCGGCATTTTGGATCACGACATCTATCGAACCCGCCTCCTCCAGGGCCCGTGCCCAGGCCTTTTCCACCGAACCCGGCACCAAGAAATCCATTTCCAGCGGATGGAGGCCCCGGAGTTCGGACAAGTGGCGCAAGTCCCGGGCCGTACCCCAGACCTCATATCCCTCATCCAGCAGTGCGGAGGCAATCGCCCGTCCGATGCCGGAGGACGCCCCAGTCAGGAAAACGTTCGTCTTGATGCCCTCCCGCTTCATATCACATTCCCCTGCCCTTGGAAGGAAGCTCACGGATGGCTGAGGAAACATCCTGCCAATAATCCGGCCAATGGCGGAATGTCCGGGCTTGAATTTCCCGATAAAGCTTGAGGTAGTGCCCCTCATCGGTGAGCAATCGGCCGATCGCCTCCACCATCGAACCCGTGTCACCCGGATTCATCGGCTGGCATCCCCCACCCCGGGCCGCCTCCCCGATGGCTCCCTGATCGGAACACACCACCGGACGTCCATGCCATAGGCTCTCAACGACCGGCAACCCGAACCCCTCATGCAGCGAGGGAAAAACCGTAAACGAGCACGAGGCATACGCCTCGTGCAATTCCCTCTCGGTCACCTGCGAACGCAGTTGCACATCCCTCCCCGCAGCCCGCAGGGAAGCAATCTTGCGGCGTACCTTCCAAACATAACCCGGATAACTGTTGCAGCCGATGAGCCGGAGCCGGAAATCCAAACCTTGGTTCCAGAGTCGTTCACAGGCATCGAGCAGCGCGAGCTGGTTCTTGTAGGCTTGCAGGCGGGCCACCGTAAGGAGACTTTTGGCCGGAAACGCGGGCCGGTGTTCCGGCTGCCTGCCGCCAAATGGCACAGGCCAAAGCGCGGCATGGGTGCGTGTTGGCTTGATGCCCATTTGTTTCCAGTAAAAGTGCAGGTCTTCCTCCGCTTCCCGCGAAACACAGACGACAAGGTCGAAATGGGAGAGGAAACGGATGCCGCGTCTGCACAAAAAACTGTCGATCGCCGATTTGGTGCTTCGCTTGAGAGGAATGGCATCATGGAAAACACCAACCATTTGGGCCGGACAAGCCTCCAACCCGCTGAAAAAAGTCCCGCGGCTGTCCCAGAGCATATCCGGAACCAGGAGAATGTCCCCGCTGCGGAGTTCACGCGGGAAGTCCATGGCCAGCTGTCGATCCCGGTTCAAGTGCCAAATGTCGGTGAGGCTGGGTCCGCCGTAGGCGTCAATCGACTCCCAGCCGCGCGCTTTGCGATCTCCCACTTGTTCGAGGATGGCAAGGTCCTCTTTTGTGAGGGAACGGTAATTCCGCCGGACGGATTGCCAGCAAACCGGGCGGTAGTCGGAGCCTTGGCCAAGCCAGGCATGCAGCCCCCTTTGCATGCGCTTGACCCCGGTGTTCAGCACCGTTTTACAGGAACTGGTCACATCGAGGTAAATCATAGCGCAGACTGACTGGTGAAGTGTTCCAGGAATCAGCCCGCGGGCTGCAACCCCAGTACGGGACCGAGGTCACGCCCGTATTCCTCCCAAGTGCGGAAATGACGTCTGCCTGCTTCCGCGCATAGGGATTGGTAAAAGTCGGGATCACTAAGAAGCTTTTCCATGGCCGCCGCCAGTTGGGACGGATCATTCTGGTCGATCTGTAAGCATCCCCCTCCATCTGAAGCCACCTCTCCGATGGCCCCATTGCGACCACAGATCACCGGACGCCCGTGCCAGAGACTTTCCAAAATGGGCAAACCGAATCCCTCCATCCTGGAGGGGAACACCGTGAACGAGGCCGCCTGGTAGGCCTGGTTCAATTCCTCGTCGCTGATGTGCTTGCGCCAGCGGACCGGGCGACCCTTGGCCGCCAGTTCGTCCACCCGCTGACAGATGCGCCAGGTGTCCGTCACCGAATCCTCGACTCCAATGAGGTCCAGACTGAATTCTATCCCCCGGCTCCAAAGGCTCTCGCAGGCCTCCAACAACACCAGGTGGTTCTTTCGCAGTTTAAGTCGGGCCACGTAGATAAGGTGGCGGGCGGTCTGGTTGGGGCGGTTGTCCGGACGCGGACCCGAAAAAGGAACCGGCCAAACCAGCAACGGAGTGGGCTTGGCCTCCACACCCATTTCCGCCCAATAACGCAGAAGATCGTCGCGCACCTCTTTTGAAATGCAGATCACCTGGTCGAGGCGTCCGAGAGCCGCAACATAGTGCCGGAAAACCGTATCGTTGCTCTCGGCCTGCCCGGGAATGTTGAGCGGCATGGCATCATGGAAGACCGCGACCTTTCGCCCCGGCCAGCTGGCCAGTCTTTTCCAGGAGTAGATGCGCAGATCCCAGCAAAGGTCGGGAATGAAAAGCACATCATTCTTTCCCATGACCGAGGACAGATCAATCAGGCGGGCGCCCCGTGTTGCCGAGTCCCAACAGGATGCCAGCCAGCTTTTCCACTGCCAGCGCCCCGGAACGGCCTGGCCTGACTGGTAGGAGGCGAATGGGTTTTCGAGGAAATCCCTTTCCCGTTTGGAAAGCAGGGCATAGTTCCGGCGGAAGAAATCCCAGCGGACCGGAGTGACCGCGGCACCCATGCCCGAGGCGAGCAAACGATGAAGACCCCTAACAGTCCTCTGGACTCCCATATTGATCGGGGAGGCGGAGGCGCTGGTTACATCCATGTAAATCATGACGCCGGGATACTCAACCGATGGCATTGTGCGGCCCGCTCATGGCTTGATCGTATTTGGCCATGACCACCTCCGGGGTCCCGTCGGCCAGCAATTCCCCGTGTTCGATCCATATGGCCCTGCTGCACAAATCCCTGATGGTTTCGGTGTCGTGTGAAACCATGACGGCGGCCTTTCCGGATTTCAGCCTTTCCCGGACA encodes:
- a CDS encoding phosphopantetheine-binding protein; the encoded protein is MSLTAEQEQVLRESFKRHSPETVESIIRFRKEGDASGVVTAIHGIIEKYITVEERKNLSECPDSARLIEDLGIDSLTMLEIVMSVEEAFNFRIDDNDARNIRTIGDVRRYVDDRVHNRPTQLAETRIFTREDILGHLPQQDPFFFLDSAETRGETVRAKYLFRGDEFFFKGHFKTRPVVPASIVSEAVGQAASLWLHQNAQARLNPGEKLLSEFLFVSMEGTRFSHLCVPGDEILIDFRLTRFRAPLAVFQGTVHLKSEVVARYDALTLAFAEFPEPAASVVPQAT
- a CDS encoding beta-ketoacyl-[acyl-carrier-protein] synthase family protein — encoded protein: MPHPRVLITGTGFVTSIGNDRASVTDSLRHARHGIEVFPELPQDVGICGLAGTLKGFSFSGARCEDWTLPPGLVIDRNHLRSMSPHVVCACHAMDQAIAESGLTADQVSHPRTGAMCASGGSMSTVYENLQVMETRGVHRCYPLALPAGIPGTLNSNLAAKYKLKGAVLGFASACASSAHALGYAYDQIMLGRQDIVFVVGAEDCNRTSILPFAAVRALSTRNDPQTVPCPFDAQRDGFVATGGATVLVLESETSAQKRGAKPLAEVLGWGEAADGFNVMAPEPHGEGLGRAMNNALQSAGLDTNGIDYLNAHATGTTVGDTAEIRAIQRVFTTGRLPWISSTKALTGHGLCLAGAMEAAFCVLSLKEGFMPVSAKISRLDPEFEGVPILTKPVDAAPHTAMTNSSGFGGSNVSVILRKWQATA
- a CDS encoding glycosyltransferase, which gives rise to MSGQTRPKRLLILTSATGAGHDTHAGAAAEWCGRMYGSAVDVRIEHILEDSHALCRLGVDFYNQIQRRAPWFHHLYYNLLELPGYLDSRSVFPGEGYCARLFREVAPDAIISMHDCLNRGYFELARSILGSAVRCATFCAEFEGGYGFSRNWVNPRADYFFARTDEAGEAARRLHLPADRAVVSGHWAPAAFYAPPMEEAARTAYLTERLGLEKDRFTLLLSTGGAGAQNHADLLGALKPLGRFVQVVALAGRQEAARVWLEDWARRQVQFPVRVLSFTDQMPRLLQACSAVVARAGATTAGEALLSGCPVIFNTMGGIMPQEMPTWRYFQKREIGFRLSSPDGLALTVKGWMDDPASFTRLKTRMAACRDATTPEKALRLVLD
- a CDS encoding SDR family NAD(P)-dependent oxidoreductase, with the protein product MKREGIKTNVFLTGASSGIGRAIASALLDEGYEVWGTARDLRHLSELRGLHPLEMDFLVPGSVEKAWARALEEAGSIDVVIQNAGWGHFGSIEETDSAAAQRQWVVLVDGPLTLLRLAAAHLRQRKRGWIIGISSLAGEMPMPFFAHYSAGKAALSALLAGLWMELHPFGVRVVDLRPGDIRTPFNEVAGKTIPDQSPYQPWIRRAWDENCRLLSLAPGPELVAKLILRMLRKGDAPAMKRCGSFFQAVIGPLGSVFLSRTGLLDSIRKYYQLDAKP
- a CDS encoding glycosyltransferase: MIYLDVTSSCKTVLNTGVKRMQRGLHAWLGQGSDYRPVCWQSVRRNYRSLTKEDLAILEQVGDRKARGWESIDAYGGPSLTDIWHLNRDRQLAMDFPRELRSGDILLVPDMLWDSRGTFFSGLEACPAQMVGVFHDAIPLKRSTKSAIDSFLCRRGIRFLSHFDLVVCVSREAEEDLHFYWKQMGIKPTRTHAALWPVPFGGRQPEHRPAFPAKSLLTVARLQAYKNQLALLDACERLWNQGLDFRLRLIGCNSYPGYVWKVRRKIASLRAAGRDVQLRSQVTERELHEAYASCSFTVFPSLHEGFGLPVVESLWHGRPVVCSDQGAIGEAARGGGCQPMNPGDTGSMVEAIGRLLTDEGHYLKLYREIQARTFRHWPDYWQDVSSAIRELPSKGRGM
- a CDS encoding glycosyltransferase family 1 protein; this encodes MIYMDVTSASASPINMGVQRTVRGLHRLLASGMGAAVTPVRWDFFRRNYALLSKRERDFLENPFASYQSGQAVPGRWQWKSWLASCWDSATRGARLIDLSSVMGKNDVLFIPDLCWDLRIYSWKRLASWPGRKVAVFHDAMPLNIPGQAESNDTVFRHYVAALGRLDQVICISKEVRDDLLRYWAEMGVEAKPTPLLVWPVPFSGPRPDNRPNQTARHLIYVARLKLRKNHLVLLEACESLWSRGIEFSLDLIGVEDSVTDTWRICQRVDELAAKGRPVRWRKHISDEELNQAYQAASFTVFPSRMEGFGLPILESLWHGRPVICGRNGAIGEVASDGGGCLQIDQNDPSQLAAAMEKLLSDPDFYQSLCAEAGRRHFRTWEEYGRDLGPVLGLQPAG